From the Candidatus Omnitrophota bacterium genome, the window TGAGCTACTCCCGCTTGATAATATAATAAGATCAAAAAATTTTTCTAACACCAATATAAAACCCTGCTCAAAGCAGGTTCTATTACTGGCCAATTATCTTTACCAATACCCTCTTTTTTCTTTTTCCGTCAAACTCGTAATAAAAGATTTGTTCCCATGGCCCTAAATCCAGGGCAGACCTTGTTACCGCGACAACCGCCTCCCTGCCCATAATAGTTCTCTTTAGGTGCGCGTCGGCATTATCCTCACCAGTAAGATTGTGTCTGTATCTGTCAATTCCTTCCGGAGCAAGGCTGTCAACCCATCGCATAATGTCGCTGTGAAGCCCCGGCTCATCATCATTAATAAAAACCGAGGCAGTTATATGCATGGCATTTACGAGGCAAAGCCCTTCTTTAACCGCGCTTTCCTTAACAGCCTGCTGTATCTGTCCGGTTATGTTGATTATTTGCCGGCGTTTTTCGGTATCAAACCATAGGTATTGGGTGTAGGATTTCATTTGCAGGCCATAACTAATAATCGCGCGAACCTCTGGGCGAATCTCTGGCATTGGGCCCGCGCTCTTTCGTCGGGAGCGCCAATGGAAACCGGGCCGTAATGACTGCCTGACGGATCGCCTTGTATGATCATTCCGTGTATAAGCATCGCATTCAGTATATCAAGTATCGTCGTTTCACTGCCCCCGGCGATGTTTACCGCGGTGGAAAATGCGGCGCCAGGTTTTCCATCAAGGCTGCCATGAAATTTTACTGATTCGTCAAGCAGTATTTTGATGTGCCCTGCCATGCCTCCGTAATAAGTAGGCGAACCGATTATAATACCATCCGCGGATTTTAAATCATCCAAACAAACTTTATCCGTTTCTTTGATAACAGCATTATGCCCCTGCGCTTTCAGGCCCTCACCGATAAGTTGCGCCATCTTCTTCGTATTGCCTGTCCGCGAATAATATACAATCAAGACCTTGGCCATATTATCTCCTAAAAATAATGGGGGTATTTTTGTTTAGAAAAATAACGCTTCACCTGTCTACAATAGGAAAAATGTAATGCGAATTCAGAACTGAATGGAAACTTTTTTCATAATACATGGTGGGCAGGGAAGGATTTGAACCTTCGTAGGCGAAAGCCGGCAGATTTACAGTCTGCTGCCATTGACCGCTCGGCCACCTGCCCATAAATTTTTTAATTAGCGCCCTTAAAATGCTCCTCTTGGTCGCATTTTATTGCAGGGCTCTATTCGATTCCTCTTTGAAAAAATGGAGCCGGCGAGAGGAATCGGCGCCCTACACTCACTTCGTTCGTTCCGGGTCGGCCATTCGCCCTTAAAATGCTCCTATTGTCGCATTTTATTGCAGGGCTCTATTCGATTCCTCTTTGAAAAAATGGAGCCGGCGAGAGGAATCGGCGCCCTACACTCACTTCGTTCGTTCCGGGTCGGCCATTCGCCCTTAAAATGCTCCTCTTGGTCGCATTTTATTGCAGGGCTCTATTCGATTCCTCTTTGAAAAAATGGAGCCGGCGAGAGGAATCGAACCCCCGACAAGCTGATTACAAATCAGCTGCTCTACCAGCTGAGCTACGCCGGCCCATCCTTTTTATCTAACCGTAAATTTTTTTAAACACCCGCGGCAAATACCTTATAATATCTCTTGCCCTTAAGGATATCTCGCCTGTTTCTTTTGCCGCGAGATCGCCTGCTAAGCCGTGCGCGTAAACCCCAAGCCTGGCCGCCTCAAAACTTGGCATACCTGATGCTAACAGGGCTGATATTATACCCGAAAGAACATCGCCACAGCCGGCCGACGCCATACCCGGGTTGCCAGTATTGTTTCTGAACAGTTCCCCTTTGGCAGAAGCAACTATTGTCCCATGGCCTTTTAAAACAGTTGTTACATTATATTCGGTGGCAAATTTTTTTGCAACATTTATTTTATCTTTGTTTACAGACGCGCTTTGGCAGCAGATAAGGCCTGCCATTTCGCCCGGATGGGGTGTTATCACAATATCGCTTTTTCCATCAAGGCAGGACAAATGCCCTGCCAAGGCATTAATAGCGTCGGCATCAATAACCATAGGAACCCTAATGTCCCTGATTAGCCGCCTCATTAAATATTGGGTATCATTATTTCGCGAAACACCAGGCCCTATCAAAACACATGACGCCTTACTGCGGCAAAAACGCATTATGCGGCCGTGGGCACCGCGTGACAATGACTTTTGGCTTGTTTCAGGCAGAGCCATTGTCATAGCTTCTATCAATTTTACGGCCATGAAAGCGTCAAGGCTTTCCGGTATGGCAAGCGTCACAAGCCCGCAGCCGGAAATCATGGCAGCCTCACAGGCTAAGTACGCGGCTCCTGTCATGCCCGCGGAACCTGCCACAATCAATATGTGCCCGTAATCCCCCTTATGGGTATCGGCTATTCTTTTTGGAATTTTGAATTTAGTATTATTCATGCGTTATAGGCCGGCAAGCATTTCCATTTAGAAATACATCATTTCACCAATATGACATTAGCAATAGCATAGGTGCGCGTATGAGACATGCTTATTACTATATCCTTGACCTGCATATTATTGCTAAGCCGTTTTACCTCACCGGTAAGGCGGATATTCGGCTTACCAGAAGGCTCGTTCCAAACCTCTATATCCTTCCACTCCATCCTGCTTGTAAGCCCGCTGCCTAAGGCCTTTAACACAGCTTCCTTTGCCGCGAAACGGGCGGCCAGATGCTGATACGATGAAATCTTTTCAGTTGAATATTCCAATTCTTTATCGGTAAAAATCTTTTTCAAAAAACCCTGTTTCCATTTCCTGGCGGCGTTCCTTATCCTTGATATTTCAATAATATCCACACCGGCGCCTATAATCATGCAAACAACCTAATTGATTATTCTCTTCATCTCTTTGACAGCCTCGCTCAAACCTATAAAAAGCGAGGCGGCAATAATTGAAAAACCTATGTTTAGTTCCTCAATGCAGGATATCTTTGCTATCCGCGTGACATTTTGATAGTCAAGGCCATGGCCCGCGTTGATTCCAAGCCCTATTTTTTTACCGAATAATACCGCGGCCCTGATCTTACGTAATTCCTCTAATCTGGCTGCCGCGTCTGCGGCATTAGCATATCTTCCGGTATGCAGTTCCACAAAATCAGCCCCTATTTCGCGCGATGCCTCTATCTGCCTCTTTTCAGGGTCAATAAATAGGTTTACAACAATGTCATTCTGTTTCAACATTTTCACGACCCTGGCTACCTTAAGTTTTTGCCCAAAGACATCCAGTCCTCCTTCGGTCGTAAGTTCTCTGCGTTTTTCGGGAACTATTGTGGCCTGATCAGGCCTTACTAAAACAGCCGCACGCAATATCTCTGGCGATATTGACATCTCAAGGTTAAGCCGGCTTCTGACGGATTTTCTCAATCTGTGCAGGTCATCATCATTTATATGCCTTCTGTCGGAACGCAAATGGCAAACAATGCTGTCGGCTCCTGATAATTCGCACACGCGCGCCGCCTTGACAGGATCGGGAAAATTTTCTCTGCGCGCCTGCCTCAATGTCGCGATATGGTCAATGTTAACGCCTAACTTTGGCATCCAGTTCTTCCTTTGCGGCCGCGGCAATATCATTAGCGACCTCTTTTATCTCCAGGCTGTCCTGGCCTTCTACCATTATCCTAAGCTTATTTTCGGTGCCCGAATAGCGTATATAAAGCCTGCCTTTTGAACCGAGTTTTTTTTCCGCTTTTTGTATAACTTTTTTTGTATCAGATAATTCGTCTATCGGTATCTTTCCGGCCACATCCACATTAAGCAGGATTTGAGGAAACTTATACATATGGCTGGCAAGCTGGCTAAGAGGCTTCTTTTCCTGGGCCATTATCTTTAGCGTAAAAAGCCCTGCCAGCAGGCCGTCGCCGGTTGTGGAATGGTCTAAAAGCACTATATGCCCTGACTGTTCGCCTCCAAGGTTAAGCTTTGCCTTGGACATCTTGTCCAGAACATACTTGTCCCCGACCTCGGTCTTTATTACCCTGCCGCCCCATTGGCTTACGGCAATTTCAAGGCCCAGATTGCTCATATGAGTAGTCGCAATGGAATTTTTGTTTAATAAGCCTTTCTGGTAAAGATATTTTGATATAATGGCTAAAATAAAATCTCCGTCAATAATCTGCCCTTTTTCATCACATAATATTACCCTGTCGCCGTCGCCGTCAAGAGCGAAACCGCAGTCTAAGCCGTTATCAAGAACATATCGGGATACAGCCTCGGGATGCAGTGAACCGCTCCGGTCGTTTATATTCATTCCATCCGGAGTATTATTAATGCAATACATGTCCAAACCGAGCCTTTGCGCGATTTCCGGTATAATGTTTGATACAGCTCCGAACGCGCAATCAACCGCGATTTTATATCCGCTTATATCATTGTCCGCGATAATGCCCTTAAGCAAGTCGGCATAGGCGGAGATAGCGCCGTATTCTTCTTTTATCTCACCCTGCTTGTAATCAGCCGCCCCCGCCGTGTTTTCGGGGGCCAGGGTATTCTTGTCCTGCTCGGGTTTGGATAATGACAATGTCTTTATGAGACTATCCATCCGCGCCTCTTCCTCAAGGGTAAGTTTATAGCCTTTGGATGAAAAAAATTTTATTCCATTGTCTTCCACGCCATTATGGGAAGCTGATATTATTACCGCCATGTCATGATTAAGCTTTTTGGCAACAAAAGCCGCGCAGGGCGTTGTCATGACCCCGAATTTCACGACATCAACGCCGCAGGACAATATCCCCTTTACCAGCTGGGTTTCAAACATATCCGCGGAAGCCCGCGTATCTTTTGCCACAGATATGCGCTGCCTCTTGCGTTTATGCGCGTTCTTCTCAATCGCGAACATCGCCGCGGCCCTGCCTATATGGTAAATCATGTCTTCCGTAAGAGGATAAACCCCGACCTTACCTCTAATGCCGTCCGTTCCAAACACTGTAGTCATAACAGACAATGCCCTCCATTACCTCTTTCTGGCCCTGCTAATGGGTATTGTTACTTTGACAGAACCCTCGTAGTTGACTTTACAGCCAGGAATATCAGCTATCTTTGCCTGGCCTTTAAAGCTGTTGTTCCTGCCCTGAACATTTATAGGCTCCGTGGAAATATATGTAAGATTGTTTATGGTATCGGCAGGCCCCGCGATAACAGAATATGATGGCCTGACCGATATCCTGCTTAATACAAGTTTGTAATCCTGCGCGGGTTCACCCATGATTTTCGCGTAGATAGGAAGTTTTTTCACTACAATATCCTCCCCGGAGATATCAACCATAGATAATGAAGCCGTATCGGTTTCCCTGCCCAGGCTTTCCTTATACAGCTGCCCGCCTATATAACTCCACGCAAATAACGCGAGGACTAGGGATATAAGCTTAATAAAAAAATTATTCAGTATGATATTTTTTATAAACTTCACCTTGCCGCCTCCTGAATGATTGCATGCCAAAAATAGGCCGCGTAGTGGTGATTGCCTTAATAAGCTCCGGCAATCCTATGCCTTGGGTTCTTTTTTCCTTCTAAAAAACCTGACAGGCGCTTTCCTTTTGTGCTTAACCGGATGGCACAAATTAATAAGCACGCGCTCAAGCCCTTCTTCGTTTAAATCTCTAGTAAGCCTGCCGCTTATGGCAAGCGACACGGAACCTGTCTCTTCCGAAACAACTATAGCAATGGCGTCTGTTTCTTCAGTGAGTCCGATAGCGGCCCTGTGCCGGGTTCCGAGGCCCTTGCTTATTTTAGGGTTATCCGATAAAGGTAACAGGCATCCGGCTGCAACAATCCTGTCAAGGCGTATGATAACACTGCCGTCATGAAGTGGAGTATTTGGGATAAATATCGTGGATAAAAGCTCCTGGCTGACACAACCGTCAAGTGTGGTCCCTGTCTCCGTATACGGTTTAAGCGACGTAGTCCGCTCAATTGATATGATGGCCCCTACTTTTTTGCTTGATAGAAAAAAGGCGGCACGCACAATCTCGCTTATTACATGGCCTTCAATGGCAAACCCCTTAAATAAGCCTTTTTCCCCTATACGGGCCAGGCCTTGCCTTAGCTCGGGATGGAATATGACTAAAAAAGCAAAAATTAAAACAGCAAAAAATTTTTCAATTATCCAATTAAGCGTGTAGAGGCCCATGCGCTGGGAAAGAAACGTCATGGTCACAACTATCACAAGTAAAAATATGACGAGGCCCTTTAATACCTGGAATGCCCTGGTCTCTTTGATAAAAACTAATATTGCGTAGAACGCCAGCCAAAGTATAGCTATCTCTAAAAACGGTTTCCATATACTCGCTATATAATCCAACATAATGGCCTCAAGATTTTCTTATGGCATAAGCTATCTTTAATACTGCCGCGGATTCTTTTATATCATGCGCTCTTATTATGTCTGCACCCTGATACGCGGCTATCGCGTTTGCCGCCGCGTTAGGAATGGCCCGTTGGCAGACATCAAAACCGGTAATATTGCCCAAAAATGACTTTCTTGATATGCCAACCGCAATCGGATAACCTATTTTTTTAAAACAGCGTAAGCTATTAATAATGGATAGATTGTGCCAAACAGTCTTTCCGAAACCGATACCAGGGTCCAATATTATACTGTCCTCTCTGATCCCCGCCCGGAGGGCAAAACAAACAGACCTTTTAAGATACGCTGATATATCATCAATAAGATCGTCATAGGCGGGCTTTTTTTGCATTGTCCTGGGGCTTCCTTTCATGTGCATTATGATAATCCCCGACTCATACCTGGAGCATACCTGCGCCATTTTACCGTTCCCCCGCAGGCCTGTTATGTCATTGATAAGAGAAGCGCCGTCTTTAAGGCATTGTTCAGCCACTTCAGGCTTATTGGTGTCAACAGATATAGGTATCCTGATCTTACCTCTAATTCGCCTTATAACGGGCAAAATCCTGGATAATTCCTCATCAACGCCTATAGATAAGGC encodes:
- a CDS encoding secondary thiamine-phosphate synthase enzyme YjbQ — its product is MKSYTQYLWFDTEKRRQIINITGQIQQAVKESAVKEGLCLVNAMHITASVFINDDEPGLHSDIMRWVDSLAPEGIDRYRHNLTGEDNADAHLKRTIMGREAVVAVTRSALDLGPWEQIFYYEFDGKRKKRVLVKIIGQ
- a CDS encoding flavodoxin family protein, with product MAKVLIVYYSRTGNTKKMAQLIGEGLKAQGHNAVIKETDKVCLDDLKSADGIIIGSPTYYGGMAGHIKILLDESVKFHGSLDGKPGAAFSTAVNIAGGSETTILDILNAMLIHGMIIQGDPSGSHYGPVSIGAPDERARAQCQRFAQRFARLLVMACK
- a CDS encoding NAD(P)H-hydrate dehydratase, with the protein product MNNTKFKIPKRIADTHKGDYGHILIVAGSAGMTGAAYLACEAAMISGCGLVTLAIPESLDAFMAVKLIEAMTMALPETSQKSLSRGAHGRIMRFCRSKASCVLIGPGVSRNNDTQYLMRRLIRDIRVPMVIDADAINALAGHLSCLDGKSDIVITPHPGEMAGLICCQSASVNKDKINVAKKFATEYNVTTVLKGHGTIVASAKGELFRNNTGNPGMASAGCGDVLSGIISALLASGMPSFEAARLGVYAHGLAGDLAAKETGEISLRARDIIRYLPRVFKKIYG
- the acpS gene encoding holo-ACP synthase; protein product: MIIGAGVDIIEISRIRNAARKWKQGFLKKIFTDKELEYSTEKISSYQHLAARFAAKEAVLKALGSGLTSRMEWKDIEVWNEPSGKPNIRLTGEVKRLSNNMQVKDIVISMSHTRTYAIANVILVK
- a CDS encoding pyridoxine 5'-phosphate synthase, whose protein sequence is MPKLGVNIDHIATLRQARRENFPDPVKAARVCELSGADSIVCHLRSDRRHINDDDLHRLRKSVRSRLNLEMSISPEILRAAVLVRPDQATIVPEKRRELTTEGGLDVFGQKLKVARVVKMLKQNDIVVNLFIDPEKRQIEASREIGADFVELHTGRYANAADAAARLEELRKIRAAVLFGKKIGLGINAGHGLDYQNVTRIAKISCIEELNIGFSIIAASLFIGLSEAVKEMKRIIN
- the glmM gene encoding phosphoglucosamine mutase, with product MTTVFGTDGIRGKVGVYPLTEDMIYHIGRAAAMFAIEKNAHKRKRQRISVAKDTRASADMFETQLVKGILSCGVDVVKFGVMTTPCAAFVAKKLNHDMAVIISASHNGVEDNGIKFFSSKGYKLTLEEEARMDSLIKTLSLSKPEQDKNTLAPENTAGAADYKQGEIKEEYGAISAYADLLKGIIADNDISGYKIAVDCAFGAVSNIIPEIAQRLGLDMYCINNTPDGMNINDRSGSLHPEAVSRYVLDNGLDCGFALDGDGDRVILCDEKGQIIDGDFILAIISKYLYQKGLLNKNSIATTHMSNLGLEIAVSQWGGRVIKTEVGDKYVLDKMSKAKLNLGGEQSGHIVLLDHSTTGDGLLAGLFTLKIMAQEKKPLSQLASHMYKFPQILLNVDVAGKIPIDELSDTKKVIQKAEKKLGSKGRLYIRYSGTENKLRIMVEGQDSLEIKEVANDIAAAAKEELDAKVRR
- a CDS encoding YbbR-like domain-containing protein, which translates into the protein MKFIKNIILNNFFIKLISLVLALFAWSYIGGQLYKESLGRETDTASLSMVDISGEDIVVKKLPIYAKIMGEPAQDYKLVLSRISVRPSYSVIAGPADTINNLTYISTEPINVQGRNNSFKGQAKIADIPGCKVNYEGSVKVTIPISRARKR
- the cdaA gene encoding diadenylate cyclase CdaA, producing the protein MLDYIASIWKPFLEIAILWLAFYAILVFIKETRAFQVLKGLVIFLLVIVVTMTFLSQRMGLYTLNWIIEKFFAVLIFAFLVIFHPELRQGLARIGEKGLFKGFAIEGHVISEIVRAAFFLSSKKVGAIISIERTTSLKPYTETGTTLDGCVSQELLSTIFIPNTPLHDGSVIIRLDRIVAAGCLLPLSDNPKISKGLGTRHRAAIGLTEETDAIAIVVSEETGSVSLAISGRLTRDLNEEGLERVLINLCHPVKHKRKAPVRFFRRKKEPKA
- the folP gene encoding dihydropteroate synthase, with the translated sequence MAQLKVRHRILSIKGHKWDLSKRPLLMGVLNVTPDSFSDGGRFFDIRSACRRAAQIENQGADILDIGGESSRPGALSIGVDEELSRILPVIRRIRGKIRIPISVDTNKPEVAEQCLKDGASLINDITGLRGNGKMAQVCSRYESGIIIMHMKGSPRTMQKKPAYDDLIDDISAYLKRSVCFALRAGIREDSIILDPGIGFGKTVWHNLSIINSLRCFKKIGYPIAVGISRKSFLGNITGFDVCQRAIPNAAANAIAAYQGADIIRAHDIKESAAVLKIAYAIRKS